From Bos javanicus breed banteng chromosome 5, ARS-OSU_banteng_1.0, whole genome shotgun sequence, the proteins below share one genomic window:
- the KRT82 gene encoding keratin, type II cuticular Hb2, with translation MSCRSFQQGFRCGGQSFSSCSAVLPRVVTHYAVSQGPCRTGGSGSFRALGCLGSRSLCNVGFGRPRVASRCGLPGFGYRAGTTCGSSACIAPVTINESLLVPLELEVDPTVQRVKRDEKEQIKCLNNRFASFINKVRFLEQKNKLLETKWNFMQQQKCCSSNIEPIFEGYISTLRRQLDFLTGDRDRLESEFHCLHDTLEGYKKKYEEELSLRPTAENEFVALKKDVDTAFLINSDLEINVEALIHEINFLKTLYTEETNLLQSQISDTSVTVKMDNSRELDTDGIIAQIKAQYDEIANRSKAEAEAWYQSRYEELQLTAGNHCDNLRDRKNEILEINKLIQRLQQDIENVKAQRCKLEAAVTQAEQQGEAALNDAKCKLAGLEEALQKAKQDMACLLKEYQEVMNSKLGLDIEIATYRRLLEGEEQRLCEGVGPVNISVSSSKGAILYEPCVVSTPVYCPGSTGVLKSSGGCGIVGTSEIYIPCEPQGLLVCGSRRSSGVKLGAGGSASCHKC, from the exons ATGTCGTGCCGCTCCTTCCAGCAGGGCTTCAGATGTGGCGGCCAGAGCTTCAGCTCCTGCTCAGCTGTCCTCCCCCGGGTGGTCACTCACTATGCAGTGAGCCAGGGGCCATGCCGGACTGGGGGCAGTGGGAGCTTCCGTGCCCTGGGCTGCCTCGGCTCCCGGAGCCTGTGCAACGTGGGCTTCGGGCGGCCCCGGGTGGCCTCCAGGTGTGGCCTGCCTGGCTTTGGGTATCGAGCAGGCACCACTTGCGGGTCTTCAGCCTGCATCGCCCCTGTAACCATCAATGAGAGCCTGCTGGTCCCACTCGAGCTGGAGGTCGATCCGACTGTCCAGAGGGTGAAGAGGGACGAGAAGGAGCAGATCAAGTGCCTCAATAACCGCTTTGCATCCTTCATCAACAAG GTCCggttcctggaacagaaaaacaaGCTTCTGGAGACCAAGTGGAACTTCATGCAGCAGCAGAAGTGCTGCTCGAGCAACATTGAGCCCATTTTCGAGGGCTACATCTCCACCCTTCGGAGGCAGCTGGACTTCTTGACCGGGGACCGAGACCGGCTGGAGTCAGAGTTCCACTGCCTCCATGACACACTGGAGGGCTACAAGAAAAA ATATGAAGAGGAGCTCTCCCTGCGACCCACTGCTGAGAATGAGTTTGTTGCCTTGAAGAAG GATGTGGACACAGCCTTCCTGATAAATTCTGACCTGGAGATCAATGTGGAAGCTCTGATCCACGAGATCAACTTCCTGAAAACCCTGTATACCGAG gagacgAACCTGCTCCAGTCTCAGATCTCGGACACCTCAGTCACTGTGAAGATGGACAATAGCCGGGAGCTGGACACCGATGGCATCATTGCCCAGATCAAGGCCCAGTATGACGAAATTGCCAACCGCAGCAAAGCCGAAGCAGAGGCCTGGTACCAGAGCCGG TATGAGGAGCTTCAGCTGACGGCCGGGAATCACTGTGACAACCTCCGCGACCGCAAGAATGAGATCCTGGAAATAAACAAGTTGATCCAGCGGCTGCAGCAAGACATTGAGAATGTCAAAGCCCAG CGCTGCAAGCTGGAGGCTGCAGTGACCCAGGCGGAGCAGCAGGGCGAGGCAGCCCTCAATGATGCCAAGTGCAAGCTGGCGGGGCTGGAGGAGGCCCTGCAGAAGGCCAAGCAGGACATGGCCTGCCTGCTCAAGGAGTACCAGGAGGTGATGAACTCCAAGCTGGGCCTGGACATCGAGATCGCCACCTACAGGCGCCTGCTGGAGGGCGAGGAGCAGAG GCTATGTGAAGGTGTTGGACCCGTGAATATCT CTGTGAGCAGCTCCAAAGGTGCCATCCTCTATGAGCCATGTGTGGTCAGCACACCCGTGTACTGTCCAGGGAGCACCGGTGTCCTCAAGAGCAGTGGGGGCTGCGGCATCGTGGGCACTAGTGAAATCTACATCCCCTGTGAGCCCCAGGGGCTCCTCGTCTGTGGGAGCAGGCGGAGCTCCGGTGTGAAGCTAGGGGCTGGGGGCAGCGCCTCCTGCCACAAGTGTTAG